One Nakamurella alba genomic window, TCGTCCGGCAGCACCGTCCCGCCGGGCAGCGCCCAGCGGCCGGCGTCCGGGTCCAGCGCCCGCTGCCACAGCAGCACGTGCACCTCCGGCACGCCGCCGGGCGCGGCGACCGGGGCCCGGACGGTGAACACGGCGGCCAGCACCTCGACCGATGTGTCGGCCGGATGACCACCGGATGACGACCTGCTACGATGGGGCATGTTTTCGATCCTAAGTCGAAAACCTCGGGGACGCCACCGCCAGGCGAGCGCCCACCCAGCGATCGGAGCGAGTCATGACCAGTGCCATCACCACAGACCTGAGCTCTCGCGAGGGTTGGACCCGATGGGCCGAACGCATCCATGCCCTGGCGGAGGAGCGCGACGCGGTCATCCTCGCGCACAACTACCAGCTGCCGGAGATCCAGGACGTCGCGCACCACGTCGGTGACTCGCTCGCGCTGTCCCGGGTCGCCGCCACCGCCACGCAGTCGACGATCATCTTCTGCGGCGTGCACTTCATGGCCGAGACGGCCAAGATCCTGTCGCCCGACAAGCGGGTGCTGATCCCGGACGCCGCCGCCGGCTGCTCGCTGGCCGACTCGCTGACCGCGGAGGAACTGCGCACCTGGAAGGCCGAGAACCCCGGCGCGATGGTGGTGTCGTACGTCAACACCACCGCCGCGGTGAAGGCCGAGACGGACATCTGCTGCACCAGCTCCAACGCCGTCGAGGTGGTGGCCTCGATCCCGGCCGACACCCCCGTGCTGTTCGGCCCGGACCAGTTCCTCGGTGCCCACGTGCGCCGGATGCTGGGCCGGGACAACATCCAGGTCTGGGGCGGCGAGTGCCACGTGCACGCCGGCATCAACGGTGACCAGCTGCGCGCCCAGGCCGAGGGCCACCCGGACGCCGAGCTGTACATCCACCCGGAGTGTGGCTGCGCCACCAGCGCGCTGTACCTGGCCGGCGCGGGCGCCGTGCCGGAGGATCGGGTGAAGATCCTGTCCACCGGCGACATGGTGACCGCCGCCGCGCGGTCCACCTCGCGGCAGGTGCTGGTCGCCACCGAGATCGGCATGATCCACCAGTTGCGGCGTGCCGCACCGGGTGTCGAGTTCCTGCCGGTCAACGAGCGGGCGTCCTGCAAGTACATGAAGATGATCACCCCGGAGAAGCTGGAGCGCTCGCTCCTGGAATTGCGCGACGAGGTCGACGTCGATCCGGAGACGGCGGCGAAGGCCCGCGGCGCGGTGCAGCGGATGATCGAGATCGGCAATCCCGGAGGCGGGGAGTGACCGCCGGCCGGGTGCCGGTGGCCTGGGAGGCCACCACGGACGTGGTGGTGGTCGGCACCGGTGTGGCAGGGCTGACCGCCGCGCTGGACCTCACCGCGGCCGGCCGGTCGGTGCTGCTGCTGACCAAGGGCGCCCCGGAGGAGGCCGGGACCCAGTGGGCGCAGGGCGGTGTCGCGGTCGTCACCGACGAGCGCGACCCGGGCGACAGCATCGGCGCGCACATCGAGGACACCCTGGTCGCCGGCGGTGGCCTGAGTGATCCGGCCGCCGTGGCGATGGTCATCGAGCAGGGACCGGCGGCGATCCGCCGGCTGCGGGCCCGTGGTGCGACGTTCGACGCCGGGCCGGACGGTCTGCTGCGCACCCGGGAGGGCGGCCACTCCGCCCGCCGGGTCATCCACGCCGGCGGTGACGCCACCGGGGCGGAGATCGAGCGCGCGCTGCTGGCCGCCGGCGGCCTGCCGACGGTGCTGGCCGACCACGTGGTCCTGGACGTGCTGCGCCGGGCCGACGGCCGGGCCTGCGGGGTCAGCGTGCTCGGTCCGGACGGCACCGTCGGCGCGGTCCGTGCCGGCTCGGTGGTGCTGGCCACCGGCGGCGCCGGGCACCTCTACGCCGTCACCACCAACCCGTCGGTGGCCACCGGCGACGGCCTCGCGGTGGCGCTGCGGGCCGGCGCGGCGCTGGCCGACGTCGAGTTCTTCCAGTTCCACCCGACCGTGCTGTGGAGCGGCGGGGCCGATCGCGGTCACCGTCCGCTGGTCACCGAGGCGGTGCGCGGCGAGGGTGCGGTGCTGATCGACGGTGCCGGCGCCCGGGTGATGACCGGGGTGCACCCGATGGAGGACCTCGCCCCGCGGGACGTGGTCTCGCTGGCCGTCACCCGCCGGCTGGCCCAGGCGCCCGGTGGCATCGACGACCACGTCTTCCTGGACGCCACCCGGATCCCGGCGGCCACCTTCCGCCGCCGCTTCCCGACCGTGTACGCCGCCTGCCTGGCATCCGGGGTGGATCCGACCGCCCAGCCGATCCCGGTGGCGCCGGCCGCGCACTACCACTGCGGTGGCGTGCTCACCGATCTCGACGGCCGCACGACCGTCCCCGGCCTGTTTGCCGTCGGCGAGGTGGCCCGGACCGGGCTGCACGGTGCCAACCGGCTCGCCTCCAACTCCCTGCTGGAGGGCCTGGTCCTGGGGGAGCGGGCGGCGGCGGCCATCGGCCGGGACCCCGCGGGGTCGCCGACCCCGGACGAGAACGACGGGACGGTGCCGGCGCCGACCCTGGTCGACCCGGCCGACCGCGGCCTGCGCCAGCTGGTGATGAGCGCGCGGGCCGGGATCGGCCGGGACGCCGACGGTCTCGGGCTGGCCACGGCGACCGTGCTGGGCGACCCGACCGGCGACGGCACCGTGCCGGCGGGCCTTGCGGCGACCCGGGAGACGGTCGAGGCGGCGAACCTGCGGATGGCATCGGCGGCGCTGCTCGCCGCGGCGGCGGCCCGGGAGGAGAGCCGCGGCTGCCACGTGCGCACCGACTTCCCCGAGCGCAGCGATGCCTGGTCCACCTCGGTGCTGGTCGAGCTGGGTGGGGCCGGGCTCGTCACCCGGGCGAGAGCCGTGCGGCAGCAGGAGGTCCCGGCATGAGCGCCCCGGCACTGGACCGCCCGGTCGCTGATCCGGCGGCCTTCTCCGCGGCCACCGCAGCAGCGCTGCTGGCCGCGGGGCTGGACGCCGCCGCGGTCGCCGCGGTGATCGACCGGGCCCTGGCGGAGGACTTCGCCGACGGGCCCGACGTGACCACCACCGCGACGGTGCCGGCCGGCACCCGCGGCCGGGCGTCGATCACCCCGCGGGTACCCGGCGTGCTGGCGGGCGCCCCGGTGGCACTGGCCGCCCTGGACGCGGTGCTCGGCGACACGCTGGTCGTCGAGTCGGTGGCCGCCGACGGCTCCGTGCTGCGCCCCGGGGTCCCGGCGCTGGTGGTGTCCGGCCCGGTGCCGGCGCTGCTGTCCGCGGAGCGGACCGCGCTCAACCTGAT contains:
- the nadA gene encoding quinolinate synthase NadA, producing MTSAITTDLSSREGWTRWAERIHALAEERDAVILAHNYQLPEIQDVAHHVGDSLALSRVAATATQSTIIFCGVHFMAETAKILSPDKRVLIPDAAAGCSLADSLTAEELRTWKAENPGAMVVSYVNTTAAVKAETDICCTSSNAVEVVASIPADTPVLFGPDQFLGAHVRRMLGRDNIQVWGGECHVHAGINGDQLRAQAEGHPDAELYIHPECGCATSALYLAGAGAVPEDRVKILSTGDMVTAAARSTSRQVLVATEIGMIHQLRRAAPGVEFLPVNERASCKYMKMITPEKLERSLLELRDEVDVDPETAAKARGAVQRMIEIGNPGGGE
- a CDS encoding L-aspartate oxidase, whose protein sequence is MTAGRVPVAWEATTDVVVVGTGVAGLTAALDLTAAGRSVLLLTKGAPEEAGTQWAQGGVAVVTDERDPGDSIGAHIEDTLVAGGGLSDPAAVAMVIEQGPAAIRRLRARGATFDAGPDGLLRTREGGHSARRVIHAGGDATGAEIERALLAAGGLPTVLADHVVLDVLRRADGRACGVSVLGPDGTVGAVRAGSVVLATGGAGHLYAVTTNPSVATGDGLAVALRAGAALADVEFFQFHPTVLWSGGADRGHRPLVTEAVRGEGAVLIDGAGARVMTGVHPMEDLAPRDVVSLAVTRRLAQAPGGIDDHVFLDATRIPAATFRRRFPTVYAACLASGVDPTAQPIPVAPAAHYHCGGVLTDLDGRTTVPGLFAVGEVARTGLHGANRLASNSLLEGLVLGERAAAAIGRDPAGSPTPDENDGTVPAPTLVDPADRGLRQLVMSARAGIGRDADGLGLATATVLGDPTGDGTVPAGLAATRETVEAANLRMASAALLAAAAAREESRGCHVRTDFPERSDAWSTSVLVELGGAGLVTRARAVRQQEVPA